A region from the Uranotaenia lowii strain MFRU-FL unplaced genomic scaffold, ASM2978415v1 HiC_scaffold_124, whole genome shotgun sequence genome encodes:
- the LOC129759226 gene encoding translin: MQNEVVKDIFDGFNDYLVKEQEMREQIREIVREIDQAAKEATIALQVIHSSLSVVSSACGTARAQFELCRTGFQKLAEVVPVGQFYRYNDHWHFMTQRIVFLVALTVYLENGTLVSRDTTAEILGMKTKQADGFHLDIEDYLMGVLQLASELSRYAINSVTLGDYERPLSISKFVADLNSGFRLLNLKNDSLRKRFDALKYDVKKIEEVVYDISIRGMRTTT; the protein is encoded by the exons ATGCAGAACGAAGTAGTAAAGGACATTTTCGATGGCTTCAACGATTACCTGGTCAAGGAGCAGGAAATGCGCGAG CAAATCCGGGAAATTGTCCGAGAAATAGACCAGGCGGCCAAAGAAGCTACCATTGCTCTCCAGGTGATTCACAGCAGCCTCAGTGTGGTGAGTTCGGCTTGTGGCACAGCCCGGGCCCAATTCGAGCTTTGCCGTACAGGATTCCAAAAGCTGGCCGAAGTTGTTCCGGTAGGGCAGTTTTACCGGTACAACGATCACTGGCATTTCATGACCCAGCGGATTGTTTTCCTGGTGGCCCTGACAGTTTACCTGGAAAATGGTACCCTGGTGTCTAGGGATACGACTGCAGAAATTCTAGGGA TGAAAACGAAACAAGCGGATGGTTTCCATTTGGACATCGAAGATTACCTGATGGGAGTCCTTCAACTGGCTTCTGAATTG agccgATATGCCATCAATTCCGTTACACTCGGAGACTACGAGCGGCCGCTTTCgatttctaagtttgtggccGATCTCAACTCGGGCTTCCGGCTGTTGAATCTCAAGAACGATTCCCTCCGTAAGCGATTCGATGCGCTCAAGTACGACGTCAAGAAGATCGAAGAAGTGGTCTACGACATCAGTATCCGTGGCATGCGAACTACCACTTGA
- the LOC129759225 gene encoding sphingosine kinase 2-like, with product MKPILASALTVVKGKHSSLDVVRVETRSRIMYSFLSVGWGLISDIDIESERLRAIGGQRFTLWSVHRLISLRTYQGKVSYIPALVSHYNRSNSLPRDGVGGGGGGGGGFGIGGGVGQLKHSISYNTTLDCHDCSRGGDVQDGHNNCDACDTNFSDVLSLETGSNLETFRPRIDSWYSATSRKSTYFSTVDSLYESDRASNDGGTQMGGGGGDRIAQMYGPPSRLPAVTAPLTMENWKTISGDFVMVHAAYQTHLSTDCFFAPRSKLNDGVIWLVIIRGGVGRAQLLSFMLGLSSGTHIPNRENEYIQMIPVTAFRIEPSGTTGHMTVDGENVEYGPIQAEIFPSLAKVMVPK from the exons ATGAAACCGATCCTGGCCTCGGCACTCACCGTCGTCAAAGGCAAACATTCCTCCCTAGATGTAGTACGAGTGGAGACACGTTCTCGG ATAATGTACTCGTTCCTGTCGGTGGGCTGGGGCCTCATCTCGGACATCGACATCGAGAGCGAACGGTTGCGGGCCATCGGGGGTCAGCGGTTCACTCTCTGGTCCGTCCACCGGTTGATCAGCCTGCGTACCTACCAGGGCAAGGTGTCCTACATTCCGGCGCTGGTTAGCCATTACAATCGATCGAATTCGCTGCCCCGGGATGGTGTTGGGGGCGGTGGGGGAGGCGGAGGAGGATTTGGAATTGGCGGTGGAGTTGGGCAGCTGAAGCATAGTATAAGTTACAATACGACGCTGGATTGTCACGACTGTAGTCGAGGGGGAGATGTGCAGGATGGGCACAATAACTGTGATGCATGTGACACAAACTTTAGCGATGTTTTGTCGCTGGAGACGGGTAGCAATCTCGAGACGTTCCGGCCTAGGATAGACAGTTGGTACTCGGCGACTTCGCGGAAGAGTACATACTTTTCGACCGTGGATAGCCTGTATGAAAGTGATCGCGCTTCCAACGATGGTGGTACCCAAATGGGTGGAGGAGGGGGTGATAGGATTGCCCAGATGTATGGACCACCTTCCCGGTTGCCAGCCGTTACGGCCCCGCTTACGATGGAAAACTGGAAGACCATCAGCGGAGACTTTGTGATGGTTCATGCAGCCTACCAAACGCACCTCAGTACGGACTGTTTCTTCGCCCCGCGATCGAAGCTCAACGACGGAGTCATCTGGTTGGTGATAATCCGCGGAGGAGTCGGCAGGGCCCAGCTGCTTTCGTTTATGTTAGGTTTAAGTAGTGGGACGCACATACCCAATCGTGAGAACGAATACATTCAGATGATCCCGGTGACGGCGTTCCGAATCGAACCGAGCGGGACCACCGGGCACATGACGGTGGACGGTGAAAATGTAGAGTACGGACCGATTCAGGCCGAAATATTCCCAAGTCTGGCCAAAGTGATGGTGCCCAAGTAA
- the LOC129759224 gene encoding proteoglycan 4-like, which translates to FNQPFSFLFSRNEPLYKATTTTTQKPAPTTSTIAPPTTARPKPLRPTVRRRRPQVDYYYDDEEYDDEYYEERPRRRKNRPRNRRPVYEEDYEYEDRRDRYRERDRERERDRDRDVDEDDYEDRRPYRSKNRNRNNDRRNGDEDRRYSGYDDRRRDRRPVVDEDRRRPVDDDRRMPYEDEKRSVQNDRRRRPMNDERRAPERERRPMNDDRRSFSGSEDRKRPVEDRRRPLNDDRRFDYDDEEDDYAPRRPEKKSRPDPNVVTVKPSGSTIYDRPRTAPRINRPVPLNEKDKYSYINPDPTKKKPSTTTPVPLIEPEPEYYDEYEDEPKKPAPVVVDKRKAPDNKERTSYPDDKRQSASSDVVYYDDIIVPKDSLPQKQVPGNVKKPEGVQRVNSRDNSELTNRYNEKIRTPQKAAKPVYDEPPARSKPEYVNEQPEERPKSRTTPKPTTNIYSTFKAKKPQQTPAPVESKKPAGSQNNNRDYDSVDKPVEAPNHRVTKRPFLPSRGGNPFAARGLQPVGVAKSTLNSPPQKQQSQRPQQSESERPAPFRIDVDNSPPSSFQQDSRTSTTRPTDNRVKTLDQLYDEEFDVTLNDALNPTLKPLTRSAPQPSYFRNRFVPQGSSIDSEFVPFEPNYAPSEFRRAAVRPPAALVPYQQHQPAVYVSQVRGHHPSRQRYEYEYEY; encoded by the coding sequence TTTTCAACCAACCTTTTTCCTTTCTATTTTCCAGAAACGAGCCACTGTACAAAGCAACCACAACGACCACCCAGAAGCCAGCTCCCACAACGTCAACGATAGCTCCACCAACCACAGCAAGGCCAAAGCCCCTTAGGCCCACGGTTCGGCGTCGAAGACCACAGGTCGATTACTACTACGATGACGAGGAGTACGACGATGAGTACTACGAGGAGCGGCCACGACGCAGGAAGAATCGACCCCGCAATCGACGACCCGTTTACGAGGAAGACTATGAGTATGAAGACCGAAGGGATCGGTATCGGGAGCGGGATCGAGAACGAGAGCGTGATCGGGATCGCGACGTTGATGAGGATGACTACGAAGATCGAAGACCGTATCGATCGAAGAACCGAAATCGTAATAATGACAGGAGGAATGGAGACGAGGATCGTCGATACAGTGGGTATGATGATCGTCGACGCGATAGGAGGCCGGTGGTTGATGAGGACAGGAGAAGACCGGTTGATGATGATCGAAGAATGCCCTACGAAGATGAGAAACGTTCGGTGCAGAACGATCGACGTCGGAGACCAATGAATGATGAAAGGAGGGCACCGGAGAGAGAACGTCGACCGATGAACGATGATCGTAGGTCTTTTTCCGGTTCTGAGGATCGCAAGAGGCCAGTAGAAGATAGGCGACGGCCATTAAATGATGATCGAAGGTTTGATTACGACGATGAAGAGGATGACTACGCTCCCAGAAGACCAGAGAAAAAATCAAGGCCCGATCCTAATGTTGTAACTGTGAAACCGTCGGGATCCACTATCTACGATAGACCTCGAACAGCTCCAAGAATCAACCGACCGGTTCCATTGAACGAGAAGGACAAGTATTCGTACATTAACCCAGATCCAACGAAAAAGAAACCTTCTACCACAACTCCGGTTCCGTTAATCGAACCAGAACCAGAATACTACGATGAGTATGAAGATGAACCGAAAAAACCTGCTCCAGTCGTTGTGGATAAGCGTAAGGCTCCGGACAATAAGGAACGTACGAGTTATCCCGATGACAAACGACAGAGCGCTTCTTCGGACGTCGTCTATTACGACGATATCATTGTTCCAAAAGATTCGCTGCCTCAAAAACAGGTTCCGGGAAACGTGAAAAAGCCTGAAGGAGTACAACGTGTCAACAGTCGTGACAATTCAGAGCTTACAAATCGCTACAATGAAAAAATACGTACTCCACAAAAGGCTGCAAAACCCGTATACGATGAACCACCAGCGAGATCGAAACCCGAGTACGTGAACGAACAGCCGGAAGAGAGACCGAAGTCGAGAACTACTCCAAAACCAACCACCAACATCTACAGTACATTCAAGGCTAAGAAGCCACAGCAAACTCCAGCTCCGGTCGAAAGCAAAAAACCAGCAGGGAGTCAGAACAACAATCGTGATTATGACTCAGTAGACAAACCTGTTGAAGCACCTAATCACCGTGTAACCAAGCGACCATTTTTGCCAAGTCGTGGTGGTAACCCTTTTGCAGCTCGTGGCCTCCAACCAGTTGGTGTAGCCAAGTCAACTCTGAACTCACCGCCACAGAAACAGCAATCACAGAGACCCCAACAGTCGGAATCGGAACGACCAGCCCCGTTCCGCATTGACGTCGACAACTCCCCGCCAAGCTCTTTCCAGCAGGATTCCCGCACCAGCACAACTCGGCCAACGGACAATCGTGTCAAAACACTGGATCAGCTGTACGATGAAGAGTTCGACGTTACCTTAAACGATGCCTTGAACCCCACTCTTAAACCGCTGACCCGAAGTGCACCACAACCTAGCTATTTCCGCAACCGATTCGTACCCCAGGGCTCCTCGATAGACAGCGAATTCGTACCCTTCGAACCCAACTACGCCCCGTCCGAGTTCCGGAGGGCAGCCGTACGACCTCCGGCAGCTCTGGTTCCCTATCAGCAGCACCAACCGGCGGTCTACGTCAGCCAAGTTCGGGGACACCATCCATCCAGGCAACGGTACGAATATGAGTACGAGTATTGA